A single window of Parabacteroides pacaensis DNA harbors:
- a CDS encoding GtrA family protein: protein MKNLFFKFIQFSLVGLLGMVIDFGITAFCKEILKWQKYVANSCGFTLAVCSNYLLNRYWTFKSSNASLSQEFLSFLAISIIGLFINNLVIWLCIQKGKISFYFAKVIAIGVTVMWNFFCNYFLTFNQAFIN, encoded by the coding sequence ATGAAAAATTTATTTTTTAAGTTTATCCAGTTCTCGTTAGTAGGTCTTTTGGGAATGGTGATCGATTTCGGTATAACAGCTTTTTGCAAGGAGATACTGAAATGGCAAAAATATGTCGCAAACAGTTGCGGATTCACGTTAGCTGTATGTTCCAACTATCTTTTGAATCGTTATTGGACTTTTAAAAGTTCAAATGCTTCCTTATCGCAAGAATTTCTTTCCTTTCTGGCAATTTCTATTATAGGGTTATTTATTAATAACTTAGTGATATGGCTATGCATTCAAAAGGGAAAGATTTCTTTTTATTTTGCTAAAGTGATCGCTATTGGGGTAACAGTCATGTGGAATTTCTTTTGTAATTACTTTCTCACATTCAATCAAGCTTTTATAAATTAA